The genomic region catggcaacatttttatttatttattcattttttatggctgttgacGGTATTTTCTGATGGTatgataaaaagaaatatataaaacCCTCTCCTTGTGCTTAGATAATGACTTATTTGCATATTTAGCCATTACACTTTTGGAAAAttgtaacacaaaaaaataattacttaaatTAAGTAATCAACTCGAGAAGTTTTATGGTGATATCTATTAGTTAAAAATGTTCCCCTAGTCATCTCTGGTGTCTCCACTAACTGACCCCCCTTTTACCATATGACAAAATCCCTGATAGACAGAATCAGAATGTGACCCTAAAATAATATAGCAGTAAAGTCGAGGTGTGACGGGCGTACCTGTTGTAGTTGGGCATGGTTCCTCTCTGCTGGGGCTTGGCTGTGAGTGGATCCACCAGGGAACAGTGCCAGTGGTATTTTCCATTGTACCGTGTGTCTGTCACATTTACAATGTCGTCACAAGACACAGCCAGAGACGGCGGGTCACCGTGAGGCTCCATGTTGAGGTTGACGCGCACGTAGAAGGAGTCAGCACCCATGAAAGAAGGCGAGGAGAGCTGGGAGCACAGCTTGGCGTATGCTGAGGACAGGGAGCAGAAGAGAGGACGGCTTAGTCTCACCGCTCTGAGATATGAATAGAACTTTATGTGCATCATGGGGAGATTTTTCAAGAATACATTGTTTTGTATTAATGTTTTAGAGCAGTGAGAGAACAGCCTCACCCTCTGGGTTGCTCCGGTGTTTGAGTGTGGAAGGCTCGGCCCaccactgcagagaaaagtggGCCACCTCAGCAGTGCACTGGCCCAGCAGCACACTGCCCCCTCCGAACAGAACACCCTCCAGCTGAGCAACATAAAGAGAAGAGGGCATGTTATGTTCCTGCCTTATGATCTTaatcattttcacttttttgtaATGGAGATTCAAAATTCACACATGTGAAGGCAGAACTGTGATGTGCACTAGTCCAAAAATCACATCTGTTAGCATCAGCTGAAGCACTCATTCTCTCTATGACTCATGTACGTACACAGAATTCTCACACATGATTTATTcaccacactgacacacacctcCAACAGCTCGCTGCCCTCCTTCAGTCCACACTGTTCAGCTGGAGAACCGGCTCTCACATGGCTGACAAAGATCCCTGTTTGATTTCCTCCGACTATCGTGATATCGTCAGCCAGACTGGCTCTCCCGTGCTTTGGTGAGATGGGCGGACTTGAGGACGGGGAGCGGGAGGGTATCCTGAGAGAGGGCAGGAATAGTTAAGGATGTAGGACATGTACATACAAAGGGCAAACCATCTATGAAAGTTAGATGTTGCTGTGAGCAGTGTATCAGTGACATTATTAGCTATCACAAATGACAGTATTTTTAGAGGCTTTCGTTGATGCTCGTACCTGGGAACTCGAGGCCTGGGCTGGTGTGAGGAGACTGCGGGCAGGTTGACCAGGTCAGGAGGGAAGAGATGAGAGTGTAAAGAGTTCCAGGAATCCCACAAAGAAAGTTCACTCTGCTCACCTGAAAACACAAGAGAGCCTCATAACTTAGGCTCACCATACACTTCATTTAAAGGGAAGCACACCCAGAGCTGAAGCCAGGACCTTCTCtggtttgttttattgtatgcTGATGCCAAATGAAATCACAGACagactaaaatatgtttctgaaaacatttgaggtgaaaaaaggcaatgcagtaacagaatcttgattcacatttaatcagtgccgtctagtttgacagtttagcccaacacattctcactccaaccttgtcataTATCGACGTTAGGTCATGGACCTTTCATGTTGAAGTgcgacatgaaaggtaccctgggtgtgttggctgttgacgttctgggacactgtgtcaagttcggcctgttacatgcattgtcttctttcaaaatacacttactttttcacagaaaatttaacgttaacatacagtctctttctaaATAAACGCACTTCGTtagtacaacaatgcaaattgacACGTGGTTAGGTCGAGGCAGCAGGCGTTTCCCCTTGGTGCCTCAGAGCACCGTTAAACAGCGACCGGCCACATATCAGGACCGCTTTTTCGTtagtgtctgatgccacaagtcactgcccaagcgctggattttggACGACTATGGACTGAGGCCGGGTTGTTTAGCTCCATTTCCACcgaacactttcagtatggtacctttggaaccaaaagtaatccttcagacatggtacctagaccctagagtTTCTACtgcaaacagtcctcttaaatgtgggcggggttgttgtcactcactgctccgtccagcactcactgtatttccaccTTTATCAGAGTGCACCTTGTGTATCGTCCACAGAaggaggctgcacgccgacattttcagaacaaagcatatcaggctgcagtgagagtctctctccatgggatatttaaaaatagcgggtttgtgcatttagtccttctgaggcaagctcaggggtttagtgttgctggagcccacaggaacgacgcacCGCAACGCTTTTTTTCCAAGTGAAGCTTGGGATATATGCAGCTCACataacgcttgaagatccactcattactaaaagtgtataaaaactaaactaatggtcaaagttgtcacagtaaaatttaaggtgtgttaaTTGATTCACACAgtcacctcatgcattgagtaacattgcAAGTAAAGGTTCCACCTTAAAAGccgccggcagtcggcccagtgaatgaagttatttttctcagactccagctgctgtgagaggcagcaaaacatcctttcattttatagttacagtttactaataaaactctccacagtatgaacagtggttacatgagcctcaaaaccagacacaactcagccctgagcagagtgaccgtcctctactgaccaatcagactgcagtgttcacagctccaccttttagtaccagatctgtgtgctaggtaccccaacagaggggggaccaaacatggggacgggaCAGAACggatccattggtaccatccacaacttttcacagtggaaatggaaaaaagcgTACCATttgagcagtgactgacatgactgacagctgccttacagactcctcagctctgattggttgttttcggtGTGTTGCagtagattctagcaaatgccaatAGAGACTAGGAGGAGGATGTATTTATAGGATGATATTttgtggatgtagtgacagtttcagcaaatatgacaaagttattttcattaaaagctaacaactgcagctttaagatgttaatttcatttttttgtacatGACTCAACTACCAGTAGTGAATTATCTTGACTTGGGCAGGCCCTTATTTTGTTTGCAAATAAGAATGTGAAGACCCAAATATACCTGTAATGTTATCGTTCTCATCACTGCCCCAGGATTCCAAGTCAAACCTGTTCAAAGCATAAAAGAGGGATGTAAATAAGAATGAAATAAAGGTGAAGAAACTAGAACAAGCTGAAGACGTGTGTTGACATGTGGGGCTGATGAACTCACTCTGTGTTGCACCGTCGGTTGATGGAGTTCATACACGGAGGAAAGGGGAATGTGGAGAGAcgatttatttctttttcattgtcttctgtctgtTGGTAGAGaggtaaataaaaacactgactctGACTCTTTTATTCTTTCTTCCATTTGTtctgtcagtcctgtgatactCACTGACAATAGGAGATTCTCCTCTGAGTTGGAGTGGGAATCTGTGAAGACGCAAAAAgaacatttgaatgaataaagtaTATCTGCGGCTAAAGAAGTAAATAAAGTACGAGTATTCTGTGCCGAACTTAACTTACCCCCTGAGTTTTCATTGGCTTGGCCACTAGAGGGCGTCTGTAGCACAGAGAAGATGAGTAAATACAGTGTGACCTAGTGAGAGGTATTGTGCATGTACTAACACGCTAAGAGTTGCATAAGAATCTACTACAGTGTCTCAGGCTTGAGTCAATAATAAGATCCTAGTCTAGCTGCAGAAATGTTTTTAGCAGTCCAAAAGCTACATTCCTTGCATACCATAATAACTACATGAGAAAACATGTCCACAACAGTTGTTTCCCATGGAAATGATCCCTTACAGTGCAGAAAGCAGGTATTACATTACCTAAACAACACCCTCTTTTACTAATTGTGATTTAAATCATGACTGGGGTGGTGGTGATATGTGAAATAATGGTTGTGGTAGCCAGCTCTGACCTTTCGTAGCAGCGGGCGGGTGCCATTGGCCAGGCCGAGGGAACAGCAGGGGCCGTAGCACTGGTCCTCACTGCACAGGGACAGGTGGGACTGGGGAGCAGACGCAGGGATTCATATAAACTGTTCTGTAGTTGCAGAGGGAAAGACAGCGCTGTACTGATAACTTGCTTGTGTTAACTCACACAGTGCAGACAGGGGCTGTTCTGCTCGATCTGCTCCCGgctcctctccctttctctctccagctCCCTCTCCTGCTGCTCCAGGTTGGCCTGCAGCTCTGCGATGCGCTTACGCAGACGGTTCTTATCCAGCAGACAGTCGGTGTACTCCAGCTGCAGGCTGTCTCGACTGCGCAGAGCCTGGTGAGAAGAtggagacagacggagagaagAAGTTTGCATGGTGTAGAAACTGTTAGTCAGGGATGCTAATATGGGGGGAATTAAACTGCAACGAAACTAACTACACGTGTGCTttgcatgggtggattatgagacggTGGGCCCCtctgcaaaaggccccaccacctttAATATACagaagcaagacacacagatttgGTGGTTTTATGTCATCCTTTTGTggttctgtgtctctctgtgctcattttgtgtttccttgtggttgctttgcgtctctttgcagttcctttgcatctctttgtggacattttgagcCCCTTTCTAGTCTGTACgggttaatttgagtgacattttgcaggttaaGGGTAGGCCGGCCCCTTGACACTTTGAGCCtttgggcctgtgcctggtaggcctgtttagtaatccatccatccatggcGCCTCGATGCACCCTTTGTGTTGATTGGAGACTGTGTTGGGCCTAAAGGTGTACAGAGACGTCATTATGCAGCTCTGTATTTGGATATAAGACCAGAAGTGGGCATGGTTTATACAGAAAGTTGCATTAAATAAGAATACAACAACTGTATTTTCTAACCTATTATTCATTGGCAATGCAGTTGTTGTGGCTTCAAAGCATCAAATTGATTTAATAATGACATATAATTAATGCCtttgaaataaatatgtaaaaatatgaaataaatttataaataaatgtaaatataaatatagatgagtcaataaaaaaataggtttattggaaaaaaaatttttttcgagggactactttattttatttcagggGAGTTTTATTTCCAATTGCCACATTTATTTCCTGGCTCCTTTtatttccattaaaaaaaaaaaaaaaaaaaaatcataaagttTTTGGTAGGGTGTGAGTGGACGCTAAATCCAAATTCTATGAAACCCTTGAAACCCTTAAATGGAAGAATTTAAACCTACAGGTTACCAGTTTCGTTTTGATGTGCAGTTTGCAGGATCTGTGTCAGGAAGGACCCAtatgcagagcagcaggcaggtttGAGGTTAAACAAAAAACGAACTTTAATTAAACTGATGGAAAAACATCCAGAACAGGCAGGTAACAGAAAGTCAAAATGACAGAGGATTCAAAACTAACAGAAAACCAACCGGGACAGTACGATGAACTCAGGTAAAAATTCCAAACAGAACACAAGACATCAGGCAGGAAATGGAGCAAGGATTGAACGCAGATGAACTGACAAGGAACAGacggaaacacacaggtatatatacacagaaaactaatgacaagaacgagacacagctggagtaggtgGACacaggcaaaaggagggaaatggggattggctaacaacaagggtgtggagaggaacactagggtggagcaaacaagactaatacagaacaggtgtgaagggaagactctgggaacagggaaggactaacgaggcaggtgtgacaaaaaaaataggtgggaaaacacacaaagacaggaagtaaaactagacatgacacatgaggagagactgtacaaaataaaacaggaagcagattacaCATGAAcgaataacatgaaacaacgaagaacacaaacagaaaactccaaaGGATTTTTAATAATTTAGGAAATGAAACAACTGTGAAACTCAAGTCCTATTTTGGGTAAAATATCAGTTTCCATTAGCATTATTTGTGCCTTGCCGAATAACGTATTTGGATTCACCTAGATGGGCCTCTGCTCACACTGACCTGGTCTCGCTCCTTTTCCAGTTCCATGATCTGGTTGAAATAGGACACACTCCTCTTCTGCTCAGTCTCCCAGTCCAGCTGGAGAGTTCTCACCTTCAGCTGCAACTGCTCGCACTGCGACTCCAACTGCAAACACAGTTCACCATCACAACCTCCATCCCAATAAAAAACACTGGCTTTGGCTGTAAATCAAACCATTTCAACAACAGGTTAGAAATGTAAAGCTTATTGGTGACAACTGTTCACCTTCTCCCAGTGCTCCTCTGTGCTCTGTAGCTCCCCCTGTAGTCTGGTAATGATATCACAGAGCTCCTGCCTCTGCTCTGCGGCCTCCCTGCGGTCCTGCTGCAGGATATCCAACAGAGCCTGAGGGTAAACAACAGAAACCACGTTTCAAGAGCATAAAACACTGCACCTTTAGAGACGTCATCATTGTTCTGAGGGACAAACCATGAGGAAAAGACAGTGTGGCTgattcagacacaaacacagtgtacATGTGCTTCTCAGTGATAAACATTGTAGACGGTAAAAACATACTATGGCTCCAGAGGCAGGACCTGAGCCCCTCATCTGAGCTGTTGTATTCTCAGCTTTCTGAATATCAATGCGGTGCAGCGGCTTTTCCGGTAAAGGAGGTGGAGAACCATGTACGCCATTGGAGAGCAAACTGTTGCATTTTGCTGGCGTTGAATTCCCCGGTGTAATGACTTCTTTGTTGTCTGCCTCTGCCAACCTGGACTTCAGCTCCTCTACCTGTATGGAGAAAAAGCAAGGCAACataatattttaacatgtaGCCTTTTAATTTTCCACCCTAGGTATTTATTATGCTGTTGTTAAGCATGTTTAAAgggacatccatccatccattttcatctgcttatccaaagcagggtcgcgggggcagcaagccaagcaaagcaccccagacgttcCTCTGCCcaacaacgctttccagctcctcctggtgaatcccaaggtgttcccagaccgGATGAGATaagtaatccctccagcatgttctgggtctggacgtgcctggaacacctctaatgggaggcacccaggaggatcctgatcaggtGGCCGaaacacctcaactgacccaTTTCGACATAGAGGAGCAGAGGCTCTACTTCGAGCTTCCTCTGGATGTCTGTGCTtttcaccctatctctaaggttgagcccagccacccttaaGAGGGAACCCAtttcactacccagagttcatgaccataggtgagggttgggacgtagatggaccactTAATCGAAAGATTCGCctttcagctccctcttcaccacgacagtccagcaccaaacagctgaTCCATCTGACgcttcattctaccctcactcgtgaacaagaccctgagatacttgaactcctttacttgggcagtaactctctcccaacctggagggggcGATCCACcggtttccggcagagaaccgcGGCCTcggatttggaggtgctgactctcatcccaaccgcttcacactcagctgcaaaccgccccagtgcatgctggaagTCACGGTGtcatgaagccaacagaaccacatcatctgcaaaaagcagagatgcaattctgaggtcaccaaactGGACCCCATCCTCCACCCAGCTGcgcctcgagatcctgtccacgaatatcacaaacaggatcggtGACAAGGGGCAAACCTggtggaggccaacacccactgagaacgtgtttgactttACGCCGAGTATGCGGatgcagctctcactttgggCCGGATGGTTCGTAGTAGCGACGGTAccacatttaaagggacagtaaaaacatgttcttctgattttgggttgaactgtcccttcagGATGCAATTATATTGGCTCATACACTATAGCAAACATTAAGCTGTCAGTGCAGGACTATTCCAAAAAACGTGGTACAAACACATGTCTTCTTTCCAACCCTCTATCCCAGGAGTCAGGAAGATAAGGGTAAATAAAAGGGAAACCAATGTGTTTATTATACCCACTACATTCCTATATTTGCAGGCCAACTGTACAAAACAAGGCCATAGTGAACATAATGCAGTATCACCATCGCTTAAGGGAAAAATAGCCACAAATACTTCCTGGTATTCACAGCAAAGTGGTTGATACCTCAGCGGCATGGTGGACAAGTTGTGACAGCACACAAGCTAAATAAGGGGCAGGCTGATAATATCTACAGTTGTTTTGAATTGCTCACTTCAGCTCTTCAGTTTCAGCTGCGTGCCAGCTTCAGCAGTTTCACTTTGACTGCCTTGGGCACTATTTTCTGCGGCCTTATCGTGCCATCgaagaaaacatttattattttcataccCTTTGTCTCCAAAAACTTAAAATAGACATGGTTTTGCAACAAACTGAACTTCCTGGGCCACACAATACACCTTAAACAGCACCTTAAAGTTTAGAGAAACAGGGGAAAACAAGTAGCTGTAATGAGAGGAACACTTTTATCAGCAAATTTGCCTGTTCTGCAGCAGGTATACAGCTGTTTTTAGAGTCAGGACAGGCTGAGGAATGTGGTGGTAGAGAGGGAATGACTCATCCTCTAAGGGGCCTTTTCCCAGTGAAAGACTTGTTGTGTTAGACCAGTGAGCTCAGTGATTTTATAACATGGCTGTGGTGAACGAAACCTGTCTAAGGTGAATTAAGTTCAAGCAtgatataaaaacatgatggaaTTTTTTACATGTGCTGCTCCCAGCCGACCCACCTgcctcagcagctctctctcacGGGTGGAGGCCATGCCCTGTTCCTCCAGGGCCCGGGAGTACTTCACAGCCTGCTCCAGGTGCCTGTCCTTCAGCTTTCCCAGCTCTCGACTGGCAGACTCCCAATCCTGACGCAGCCTTGAGATCACAGATTCATCAGTTAGGACTTGGCGTTACTATCCCTGGAGTTTCAGCACGCTTCGTGCCAGAGCATAGGTGCCACCCCCTGACACATCATCAGTTGTGCACCTCAACATCATACTTAACTTCTCTGACTTGCAGGAGATCTTTGCCCAAAGAAAGTGAAGAGCTGAAAATATTAAATCTCAAAGACCAGCTGATAAGCCCTCTATAGACACAAAGCTACCTCTCACTGCCCTCCTGATACCATCAACGAGAGTCGTCTCATCTCTTATCATGAATTAGTGAATATCATTCTGGGACAAGAGTTTCATCGCATGATAACAGCAGGATGCAAAcgaggaaaaagaaagaaggaattACAAAAGTGAGACGAACCTCTCAAGCTGCAGTTTGTCCTGACGTAAATCCTGAGCTTTACGTTCGGCGCGGCTGCGTTCCTCCTCAGCCATGCGGCAGCGCTGAGACAGGCGCCGCTCACACATGCGGCTGTTTCGAAGCTGTTCCCTCAGTTTACGCACCTCCAGGAGCAGAAACTGGGTCAAACCCTCTGGACCTTCTTCATCTGGGGAGTAAAGACAGGTGGAGGTTATAGATGCTTAATGTACTGTATGGAGACAGTAAGAGGGGCTTGTTTTGCTCTGAAATCTTGTGTATACTTTGTGAAATCTACCAAGAGACCTTTTGTCATAGCATATTCATATTCAAGTTCCCATACTGGCTCTACCATTGCTGTTGAAAGCCTTTCACTATATTCTGCTTGTTTAACGTGCCCTTCATCCTTTCAATACTCTCGAGCATCGTAGTAACAAAGAACAGTGCGCTCAGCTTTTAAAAGTGAGTTGTTAACCACTTTTTAAGTGCTTGTATCTGTTTGCTGGCCACAACACAATCAAATCTAAACCTCAGTGAGCTCTTTTCAGTGTGAATATCTCAGCTCTTTGTGTGtcttaattttgtgtt from Epinephelus moara isolate mb chromosome 18, YSFRI_EMoa_1.0, whole genome shotgun sequence harbors:
- the zmp:0000000896 gene encoding caspase recruitment domain-containing protein 10 isoform X1 → MSGVTVWAEDGDIAQEEARSSPPWSEERCEELWDRVEGVRHKLTRILNPAKITPYLRQCKVIDEQDEDEVLNSTQYPLRISKAGRLLDILRGQGPRGLQAFMESLEFYHPDQYTQLTGEKPTQRCSLILDEEGPEGLTQFLLLEVRKLREQLRNSRMCERRLSQRCRMAEEERSRAERKAQDLRQDKLQLERLRQDWESASRELGKLKDRHLEQAVKYSRALEEQGMASTRERELLRQVEELKSRLAEADNKEVITPGNSTPAKCNSLLSNGVHGSPPPLPEKPLHRIDIQKAENTTAQMRGSGPASGAIALLDILQQDRREAAEQRQELCDIITRLQGELQSTEEHWEKLESQCEQLQLKVRTLQLDWETEQKRSVSYFNQIMELEKERDQALRSRDSLQLEYTDCLLDKNRLRKRIAELQANLEQQERELERERERSREQIEQNSPCLHCSHLSLCSEDQCYGPCCSLGLANGTRPLLRKTPSSGQANENSGDSHSNSEENLLLSTEDNEKEINRLSTFPFPPCMNSINRRCNTEFDLESWGSDENDNITGEQSELSLWDSWNSLHSHLFPPDLVNLPAVSSHQPRPRVPRIPSRSPSSSPPISPKHGRASLADDITIVGGNQTGIFVSHVRAGSPAEQCGLKEGSELLELEGVLFGGGSVLLGQCTAEVAHFSLQWWAEPSTLKHRSNPEAYAKLCSQLSSPSFMGADSFYVRVNLNMEPHGDPPSLAVSCDDIVNVTDTRYNGKYHWHCSLVDPLTAKPQQRGTMPNYNRAQQMLLVRLRKMALDQKDFKKKVSLFLKKASGRVRLVKAVDPGCRGIGSTHQVLYTLSKRHEEHLIPYSLVQPLQVQAKRPVIFAPSLLSRGLIERLLQPAESGLKFDTCPAEPIQASERRDKRVFLLDSCSPEQALGIRLQSIQDVISQDKHCLLELGLHSVEGLLRQGIYPIVIYIRPKNKKHKKLRKFFPRCGEDSVMEEVCQAEELQLETLPLLYYTLEPSTWSCTDELLAAISSTIHSQQRAVAWIELDRLQ
- the zmp:0000000896 gene encoding caspase recruitment domain-containing protein 10 isoform X2, with the protein product MSGVTVWAEDGDIAQEEARSSPPWSEERCEELWDRVEGVRHKLTRILNPAKITPYLRQCKVIDEQDEDEVLNSTQYPLRISKAGRLLDILRGQGPRGLQAFMESLEFYHPDQYTQLTGEKPTQRCSLILDEEGPEGLTQFLLLEVRKLREQLRNSRMCERRLSQRCRMAEEERSRAERKAQDLRQDKLQLERLRQDWESASRELGKLKDRHLEQAVKYSRALEEQGMASTRERELLRQVEELKSRLAEADNKEVITPGNSTPAKCNSLLSNGVHGSPPPLPEKPLHRIDIQKAENTTAQMRGSGPASGAIALLDILQQDRREAAEQRQELCDIITRLQGELQSTEEHWEKLESQCEQLQLKVRTLQLDWETEQKRSVSYFNQIMELEKERDQALRSRDSLQLEYTDCLLDKNRLRKRIAELQANLEQQERELERERERSREQIEQNSPCLHCSHLSLCSEDQCYGPCCSLGLANGTRPLLRKTPSSGQANENSGDSHSNSEENLLLSTEDNEKEINRLSTFPFPPCMNSINRRCNTEFDLESWGSDENDNITGEQSELSLWDSWNSLHSHLFPPDLVNLPAVSSHQPRPRVPRIPSRSPSSSPPISPKHGRASLADDITIVGGNQTGIFVSHVRAGSPAEQCGLKEGSELLELEGVLFGGGSVLLGQCTAEVAHFSLQWWAEPSTLKHRSNPEAYAKLCSQLSSPSFMGADSFYVRVNLNMEPHGDPPSLAVSCDDIVNVTDTRYNGKYHWHCSLVDPLTAKPQQRGTMPNYNRAQQMLLVRLRKMALDQKDFKKKVSLFLKKASGRVRLVKAVDPGCRGIGSTHQVLYTLSKRHEEHLIPYSLVQPLQVQAKRPVIFAPSLLSRGLIERLLQPAESGLKFDTCPAEPIQASERRDKRVFLLDSCSPEQALGIRLQSIQDVISQDKHCLLELGLHSVEGLLRQGIYPIVIYIRPKNKKHKKLRQFFPRCGEDSVMEEVCQAEELQLETLPLLYYTLEPSTWSCTDELLAAISSTIHSQQRAVAWIELDRLQ
- the zmp:0000000896 gene encoding caspase recruitment domain-containing protein 10 isoform X3; amino-acid sequence: MSGVTVWAEDGDIAQEEARSSPPWSEERCEELWDRVEGVRHKLTRILNPAKITPYLRQCKVIDEQDEDEVLNSTQYPLRISKAGRLLDILRGQGPRGLQAFMESLEFYHPDQYTQLTGEKPTQRCSLILDEEGPEGLTQFLLLEVRKLREQLRNSRMCERRLSQRCRMAEEERSRAERKAQDLRQDKLQLERLRQDWESASRELGKLKDRHLEQAVKYSRALEEQGMASTRERELLRQVEELKSRLAEADNKEVITPGNSTPAKCNSLLSNGVHGSPPPLPEKPLHRIDIQKAENTTAQMRGSGPASGAIALLDILQQDRREAAEQRQELCDIITRLQGELQSTEEHWEKLESQCEQLQLKVRTLQLDWETEQKRSVSYFNQIMELEKERDQALRSRDSLQLEYTDCLLDKNRLRKRIAELQANLEQQERELERERERSREQIEQNSPCLHCSHLSLCSEDQCYGPCCSLGLANGTRPLLRKTPSSGQANENSGDSHSNSEENLLLSTEDNEKEINRLSTFPFPPCMNSINRRCNTEFDLESWGSDENDNITGEQSELSLWDSWNSLHSHLFPPDLVNLPAVSSHQPRPRVPRIPSRSPSSSPPISPKHGRASLADDITIVGGNQTGIFVSHVRAGSPAEQCGLKEGSELLELEGVLFGGGSVLLGQCTAEVAHFSLQWWAEPSTLKHRSNPEAYAKLCSQLSSPSFMGADSFYVRVNLNMEPHGDPPSLAVSCDDIVNVTDTRYNGKYHWHCSLVDPLTAKPQQRGTMPNYNRAQQMLLVRLRKMALDQKDFKKKFLKKASGRVRLVKAVDPGCRGIGSTHQVLYTLSKRHEEHLIPYSLVQPLQVQAKRPVIFAPSLLSRGLIERLLQPAESGLKFDTCPAEPIQASERRDKRVFLLDSCSPEQALGIRLQSIQDVISQDKHCLLELGLHSVEGLLRQGIYPIVIYIRPKNKKHKKLRQFFPRCGEDSVMEEVCQAEELQLETLPLLYYTLEPSTWSCTDELLAAISSTIHSQQRAVAWIELDRLQ
- the zmp:0000000896 gene encoding caspase recruitment domain-containing protein 10 isoform X4, with amino-acid sequence MSGVTVWAEDGDIAQEEARSSPPWSEERCEELWDRVEGVRHKLTRILNPAKITPYLRQCKVIDEQDEDEVLNSTQYPLRISKAGRLLDILRGQGPRGLQAFMESLEFYHPDQYTQLTGEKPTQRCSLILDEEGPEGLTQFLLLEVRKLREQLRNSRMCERRLSQRCRMAEEERSRAERKAQDLRQDKLQLERLRQDWESASRELGKLKDRHLEQAVKYSRALEEQGMASTRERELLRQVEELKSRLAEADNKEVITPGNSTPAKCNSLLSNGVHGSPPPLPEKPLHRIDIQKAENTTAQMRGSGPASGAIALLDILQQDRREAAEQRQELCDIITRLQGELQSTEEHWEKLESQCEQLQLKVRTLQLDWETEQKRSVSYFNQIMELEKERDQALRSRDSLQLEYTDCLLDKNRLRKRIAELQANLEQQERELERERERSREQIEQNSPCLHCSHLSLCSEDQCYGPCCSLGLANGTRPLLRKTPSSGQANENSGDSHSNSEENLLLSTEDNEKEINRLSTFPFPPCMNSINRRCNTEFDLESWGSDENDNITVSSHQPRPRVPRIPSRSPSSSPPISPKHGRASLADDITIVGGNQTGIFVSHVRAGSPAEQCGLKEGSELLELEGVLFGGGSVLLGQCTAEVAHFSLQWWAEPSTLKHRSNPEAYAKLCSQLSSPSFMGADSFYVRVNLNMEPHGDPPSLAVSCDDIVNVTDTRYNGKYHWHCSLVDPLTAKPQQRGTMPNYNRAQQMLLVRLRKMALDQKDFKKKVSLFLKKASGRVRLVKAVDPGCRGIGSTHQVLYTLSKRHEEHLIPYSLVQPLQVQAKRPVIFAPSLLSRGLIERLLQPAESGLKFDTCPAEPIQASERRDKRVFLLDSCSPEQALGIRLQSIQDVISQDKHCLLELGLHSVEGLLRQGIYPIVIYIRPKNKKHKKLRKFFPRCGEDSVMEEVCQAEELQLETLPLLYYTLEPSTWSCTDELLAAISSTIHSQQRAVAWIELDRLQ